In one window of Thermus aquaticus DNA:
- the metX gene encoding homoserine O-acetyltransferase MetX, with protein MREIALEAWGDHEALILKPPRSPLSIPPPRPRTAVLFPRREGFYTELGGFLPEVRLRFETYGGLSRKRDNAVLVFHALTGSAHLAGVYDEATFQSLSPLERAFGKEGWWDSLVGPGRILDPSLYYVISANHLGSCYGSTGPLSLDPRTGKPYGKDFPPLTIRDLARAQARLLDHLGVEKATVIGGSLGGMVALEFALMYPERVRKLVVLAAPPRHGPWARAFNHLARQAILLDPGYQEGHPAPRGMALARGIAMMSYRAPEGFAARWQEAPELGEAYLDYQGEKFLKRFHAESYLVLSRAMDTHDVGRGRGGLEAALKRLRDLPALFVGIDTDLLYPAWEVREAARLAGARYREIKSPHGHDAFLIETDQVEEILEAFLP; from the coding sequence ATGAGGGAGATCGCCCTGGAGGCCTGGGGGGACCACGAGGCGCTGATCCTCAAGCCCCCCCGCTCCCCCCTCTCCATCCCCCCGCCCAGGCCCCGCACCGCCGTCCTCTTCCCCAGGCGGGAGGGGTTTTACACCGAGCTGGGAGGGTTTTTGCCCGAGGTGCGCCTCCGCTTTGAGACCTACGGGGGGCTTTCCCGCAAGCGGGATAACGCCGTCCTGGTCTTCCACGCCCTCACGGGGAGCGCCCACCTGGCGGGGGTCTACGACGAGGCCACCTTCCAAAGCCTCTCCCCCCTGGAAAGGGCCTTTGGGAAGGAAGGCTGGTGGGACAGCCTGGTGGGGCCGGGGAGGATCCTGGACCCAAGCCTCTACTACGTCATCTCCGCCAACCACCTGGGAAGCTGCTACGGCTCCACCGGGCCCCTCTCCTTAGACCCCAGGACGGGGAAGCCCTACGGCAAAGACTTTCCGCCCCTCACCATCCGGGACCTGGCCCGGGCCCAGGCCAGGCTTCTGGACCACCTGGGGGTGGAGAAGGCGACGGTGATCGGCGGGAGCCTGGGGGGGATGGTGGCCTTGGAGTTCGCCCTCATGTACCCGGAGCGGGTTAGGAAGCTGGTGGTCCTGGCGGCCCCGCCCCGCCACGGCCCCTGGGCCCGGGCCTTCAACCACCTCGCCCGCCAGGCCATCCTCCTGGACCCCGGGTACCAAGAGGGCCACCCCGCCCCCAGGGGCATGGCCCTGGCCCGGGGCATCGCCATGATGAGCTACCGGGCCCCCGAGGGGTTCGCCGCCCGCTGGCAGGAGGCCCCGGAGCTAGGGGAGGCCTATCTGGACTACCAGGGGGAGAAGTTCCTGAAGCGCTTTCACGCCGAGAGCTACCTGGTTCTATCCCGGGCCATGGACACCCACGACGTGGGCCGGGGGCGGGGGGGCCTCGAGGCCGCCCTCAAAAGGCTTCGGGACCTGCCCGCCCTCTTCGTGGGCATTGACACCGACCTCCTCTACCCCGCCTGGGAGGTGCGGGAGGCGGCCCGCCTGGCCGGGGCCCGATACCGGGAGATCAAGAGCCCCCACGGCCACGACGCCTTCCTCATAGAGACCGACCAGGTGGAGGAGATCCTCGAGGCCTTCCTCCCCTAA
- a CDS encoding O-acetylhomoserine aminocarboxypropyltransferase/cysteine synthase family protein: MRFETLQLHAGYTPEPTTSSRQVPIYPTTSYVFTSPEHAADLFALRAFGNIYSRIMNPTVDVLEKRLAALEGGQAALATASGHAAQFLALTTIAQAGDNLVSTPNLYGGTFNQFKVTLKRLGIEVRFTSREERPEEFLALTDEKTRAWWVESIGNPALNIPDLEALAQAARERGVALFVDNTFGMGGYLLRPLEWGAAVVTHSLTKWVGGHGAVIAGAIVDRGQFPWDNGRYPLITEPQPGYHGLRLTEAFGNLAFIVKARVDGLRDQGQALGPFEAWVVLLGMETLSLRAERHVENTLHLAHWLREHPKVAWVNYPGLEDHPHHGRAQKYFRGRPGAVLTFGLKGGYEAAKAFISRLKLISHLANVGDPRTLAIPPASTTHSQLSPEEQALAGVAPEMVRLSVGLEHVEDLKAELEEALG; this comes from the coding sequence ATGCGCTTTGAGACCCTGCAGCTCCACGCCGGGTACACCCCGGAGCCCACCACCTCAAGCCGGCAGGTGCCCATCTACCCCACCACCAGCTACGTCTTCACTAGCCCCGAGCACGCCGCCGACCTCTTCGCCCTGAGGGCCTTCGGCAACATCTACTCCCGCATCATGAACCCCACGGTGGACGTCCTGGAGAAGCGTCTGGCGGCCCTCGAGGGGGGCCAGGCGGCCCTGGCCACGGCAAGCGGCCACGCCGCCCAGTTCCTGGCCCTCACCACCATTGCCCAGGCGGGGGACAACCTCGTCTCCACGCCCAACCTCTACGGGGGCACCTTCAACCAGTTCAAGGTGACCCTGAAGCGCCTGGGCATTGAGGTGCGCTTCACCTCCAGGGAGGAGCGCCCGGAGGAGTTCCTGGCTCTCACCGACGAGAAGACCCGGGCCTGGTGGGTGGAGTCCATCGGCAACCCCGCCCTCAATATCCCCGACCTCGAGGCCCTGGCCCAGGCGGCCCGGGAGCGGGGCGTGGCCCTTTTTGTGGACAACACCTTCGGCATGGGGGGCTACCTCCTCAGGCCCCTGGAGTGGGGGGCCGCGGTGGTGACCCACTCCCTCACCAAGTGGGTGGGGGGGCACGGGGCGGTCATCGCCGGGGCCATCGTGGACCGGGGCCAGTTCCCCTGGGACAACGGCCGCTACCCCCTCATCACCGAGCCCCAGCCCGGCTACCACGGCCTCAGGCTCACCGAGGCCTTCGGCAACCTGGCCTTCATCGTCAAGGCCCGGGTGGACGGCCTCCGGGACCAGGGGCAGGCCCTGGGGCCCTTTGAGGCCTGGGTGGTCCTCCTGGGGATGGAGACCCTCTCCTTAAGGGCGGAGCGCCACGTGGAAAACACCCTGCACCTGGCCCACTGGCTCAGGGAGCACCCCAAGGTGGCCTGGGTCAACTACCCGGGCCTCGAGGACCACCCCCACCACGGAAGGGCCCAGAAGTACTTCCGGGGCAGGCCGGGGGCCGTCCTCACCTTCGGCCTCAAGGGCGGGTACGAGGCGGCCAAGGCCTTCATCTCCCGCCTCAAGCTCATCTCCCACCTGGCCAACGTGGGGGACCCCCGGACCCTGGCCATCCCCCCCGCCTCCACTACCCACTCCCAGCTCTCCCCCGAGGAGCAGGCCCTGGCCGGGGTAGCGCCGGAGATGGTCCGCCTCTCCGTGGGCCTGGAGCACGTGGAGGACCTGAAGGCGGAGCTAGAGGAGGCCCTGGGATGA
- a CDS encoding Na/Pi cotransporter family protein: MRFLAGLALFFLGLHLVAEALWAWKGRRGLLARVLGSPFWGLLYGLLLGAFSGSGSGLGLLALALLEVGVLTHAQAALLALAATAGAGVWVGLLAVARERVWEALLVLALFLYLVPAVRRFSLFLFGLGLLFLGFAEMGAGLAPVLALAQRLSGLGEGYLAGLLLGGLLGSANGVAALALLLSGKLTPGVAEALVLGAGVGTTSTFFLAALGGRVEALRLGVPLFLHRLLLSLLLLPLVPPLADGVLAWHLLSHLLYALLYPPLAPFWERLAERLFPRRRVAPKYLRREALDTPLLALGLARRELARVADAVRGMLAQAIRVLSQEEGGERSLEALEAKVDALTRELVLYTSELVSRTGDERAVKLFMAASELEHLGDLVRRVVRQAERLWSQGLRFSPEGKEDLLLAASRVLSSLDKLAAALGGERALAEEVLREPGEAFFEGLRRAHLARLEAGLAESRASTLAHLDILLTLEEVDQGLARLAGLALEL, from the coding sequence GTGCGCTTTCTGGCGGGCCTGGCCCTCTTCTTCCTGGGCCTCCACCTGGTGGCCGAGGCCCTTTGGGCCTGGAAGGGAAGGCGGGGGCTTCTGGCCCGGGTCCTGGGCTCGCCCTTTTGGGGCCTCCTTTACGGCCTTCTCCTCGGGGCCTTCTCGGGGAGCGGCTCGGGGCTTGGGCTTCTGGCGCTGGCGCTTCTGGAGGTGGGCGTTCTGACCCACGCCCAGGCGGCCCTTCTGGCCCTGGCGGCCACGGCCGGGGCCGGGGTCTGGGTGGGGCTTCTGGCCGTGGCCAGGGAGAGGGTCTGGGAGGCCCTCTTGGTCCTGGCCCTTTTCCTCTACCTGGTGCCCGCCGTAAGGCGCTTCAGCCTCTTCCTCTTCGGCCTCGGCCTCCTCTTTCTGGGCTTCGCCGAGATGGGGGCGGGGCTGGCCCCGGTTCTGGCCCTAGCCCAGAGGCTCTCGGGCCTTGGGGAAGGGTATCTGGCGGGCCTCCTTCTGGGGGGGCTTCTGGGCTCGGCTAACGGCGTGGCCGCGCTGGCCCTGCTCCTTTCCGGGAAGCTTACCCCGGGCGTGGCCGAGGCCCTGGTCCTGGGGGCCGGGGTGGGGACCACCAGCACCTTCTTCTTGGCCGCTTTGGGGGGTCGGGTGGAGGCTTTACGCCTGGGGGTGCCCCTTTTCCTCCACCGCCTTCTCCTTTCCCTGCTTCTTCTGCCCTTGGTCCCTCCCCTGGCCGACGGCGTCCTGGCCTGGCACCTCCTGAGCCACCTCCTCTACGCCCTCCTTTACCCGCCCCTGGCCCCCTTCTGGGAAAGGCTGGCCGAGAGGCTTTTCCCCAGGCGCAGGGTGGCCCCCAAGTACCTGCGCCGTGAGGCCCTGGATACCCCCCTTCTCGCCCTGGGCCTGGCCCGGCGGGAGCTGGCCCGGGTGGCCGACGCTGTGCGGGGGATGCTGGCCCAGGCCATCCGGGTCCTGAGCCAGGAGGAGGGGGGAGAGCGGAGCCTGGAGGCCCTCGAGGCGAAGGTGGACGCCCTGACCCGGGAGCTGGTCCTTTACACCTCGGAGCTGGTGAGCCGCACGGGGGACGAGCGGGCGGTGAAGCTCTTCATGGCCGCCAGCGAGCTGGAGCACCTGGGGGACCTGGTGCGGAGGGTGGTGCGCCAGGCGGAGAGGCTCTGGTCCCAGGGCCTCCGCTTTAGCCCGGAAGGGAAGGAGGACCTGCTTCTTGCGGCCTCCCGGGTCCTTTCCAGCCTGGATAAGCTGGCGGCGGCCCTGGGAGGGGAGCGGGCCCTGGCGGAGGAGGTCTTGCGGGAGCCAGGCGAGGCCTTCTTTGAGGGCCTGAGGCGGGCCCACCTGGCCCGCCTCGAGGCCGGCCTGGCCGAGAGCCGGGCCAGCACCCTGGCCCACCTGGACATCCTCCTCACCCTAGAGGAGGTGGACCAGGGCCTCGCTCGCCTGGCCGGGCTGGCCCTGGAGCTTTAA
- a CDS encoding RsmD family RNA methyltransferase yields MVRILGGKAKGVPLKVPASARPSPVRLRKALFDYLRLRYPKRGRFLDLYAGSGAVGLEAASEGFEATLVEKDKEAIALLRDNARRAGLKVRIVPLPVEVFLPEAKAKGERYTVAFMAPPYPMDLAALFQALLESGLVEEGGLYILQHPKDLHLPLGERRVYGENALTLVEV; encoded by the coding sequence GTGGTGAGGATTCTCGGCGGCAAGGCGAAGGGCGTGCCCCTCAAGGTGCCCGCCTCGGCCCGGCCTTCCCCGGTGCGTCTCAGGAAGGCCCTCTTTGACTACCTGCGCCTCCGCTACCCCAAAAGGGGGCGGTTTCTGGACCTCTACGCGGGAAGCGGGGCGGTGGGCCTCGAGGCGGCCAGCGAGGGCTTTGAGGCCACCCTGGTGGAGAAGGACAAGGAGGCCATCGCCCTCCTCAGGGACAACGCCAGGCGGGCCGGGCTTAAGGTCCGCATCGTCCCCTTGCCGGTGGAGGTCTTCCTTCCCGAGGCCAAGGCCAAAGGGGAGCGCTACACCGTGGCCTTCATGGCCCCGCCCTACCCCATGGACCTGGCGGCCCTTTTCCAGGCCCTTCTGGAAAGCGGCCTGGTGGAGGAGGGGGGGCTTTACATCCTCCAGCACCCCAAGGACCTCCACCTGCCCCTGGGGGAGCGCCGGGTCTACGGGGAGAACGCCCTCACCCTGGTGGAGGTTTAG
- the coaD gene encoding pantetheine-phosphate adenylyltransferase translates to MHVVYPGSFDPLTNGHLDVIQRASRLFAKVTVAILENPNKRGQYLFTAEERLAIVREATAHLPNVEAATFSGLLVDFVKRVGAQAIVKGLRAVSDYEYELQMAHLNRQLLPGLETLFILSATRYSFVSSTMVKEIARYGGDVSKLVPPATLRALKAKFGQG, encoded by the coding sequence ATGCACGTGGTCTATCCCGGAAGCTTTGACCCCCTGACCAACGGCCACCTGGACGTGATCCAGCGGGCGAGCCGCCTCTTTGCCAAGGTCACGGTGGCCATCCTGGAGAACCCCAACAAGCGGGGGCAGTACCTCTTCACCGCCGAGGAGCGGCTCGCCATCGTCCGGGAGGCCACCGCCCACCTCCCCAACGTGGAGGCCGCTACCTTCAGCGGGCTTCTGGTGGACTTCGTGAAGCGGGTGGGGGCCCAGGCCATCGTCAAGGGCCTGAGGGCCGTCTCCGACTACGAGTACGAGCTGCAGATGGCCCACCTGAACCGTCAGCTCCTGCCGGGCTTGGAAACCCTCTTCATCCTTTCCGCCACCCGCTACTCCTTCGTGTCCAGCACCATGGTGAAGGAGATCGCCCGCTACGGTGGGGACGTGTCCAAGCTGGTCCCTCCCGCCACCTTGAGGGCTTTGAAGGCCAAGTTCGGCCAGGGGTAG
- a CDS encoding aldehyde dehydrogenase family protein — protein sequence MKAFASKYGNALELGHLIGGEEVFEGAPLERRNPSDHEDLIARFPEGTKDTLRKAALKAREAFLEWSRTPAPVRGQVLFNLAKILEREKPTLTRLMVREVGKTFKEAAGDVQEAIDTAIFFASEGRRLYGQTVPSEMRDKELFTFRRPLGVVGMITAGNFPIAVPSWKLIPAVLTGNAVVWKPSEDSPVLSYVFVKLFEEAGLPPGVINLVFGGGKDSTGQWLVELMDEGLFQKFAFTGSTKVGRWIGEVAGRNLIRPTLELGGKNPLVVMRDADLDLAVEGAWWSAFATGGQRCTSAGNILVDAPIYEEFKRRFLEKVEATAIGNPLLYPEVTYGPFINERLYARWLEHYRWAEEDGATLLFGRGRITRDNPYPRFHGDPEAGLFGWPTVFEARPGMRQFQEEIFGPTVNLVKVDGIEEAIEVANSPPYGLSSAIYTNHRHWAYLFKVGIRAGMTSINNATVGAEAHLPFGGVKASGNGARESGIWVIEEYTYWHAVNEEYSGRLQLAQMDTGYISPKEPTDWGKVLGV from the coding sequence ATGAAGGCTTTCGCCAGCAAGTACGGCAACGCTCTGGAGCTGGGCCACCTCATCGGCGGGGAGGAGGTCTTTGAGGGGGCGCCTTTGGAACGGCGAAACCCCTCCGACCACGAGGACCTGATCGCCCGCTTCCCCGAGGGCACCAAGGACACCCTGAGGAAAGCGGCTCTGAAGGCCAGGGAGGCCTTCTTGGAGTGGAGCCGCACCCCGGCCCCGGTCCGGGGCCAGGTCCTCTTCAACCTGGCCAAGATCCTGGAAAGGGAGAAGCCCACCCTGACCCGCCTCATGGTGCGGGAGGTGGGGAAGACCTTCAAGGAGGCGGCGGGGGACGTGCAGGAGGCCATAGACACCGCCATCTTCTTCGCCTCCGAGGGGCGCAGGCTCTACGGCCAGACCGTCCCCAGCGAGATGCGGGACAAGGAGCTCTTCACCTTCAGGAGGCCTTTAGGGGTGGTGGGCATGATCACCGCCGGCAACTTCCCCATCGCCGTGCCCAGCTGGAAGCTGATCCCGGCGGTCCTCACCGGCAACGCTGTGGTCTGGAAGCCCTCCGAAGATTCTCCGGTCCTGTCCTACGTGTTCGTCAAGCTCTTTGAGGAGGCGGGCCTGCCCCCCGGGGTCATCAACCTGGTCTTCGGCGGGGGCAAGGACTCCACGGGCCAGTGGTTGGTGGAGCTCATGGACGAGGGGCTTTTCCAGAAGTTCGCCTTCACGGGGAGCACCAAGGTGGGCCGCTGGATCGGGGAGGTGGCGGGGCGGAACCTCATCCGGCCCACCCTGGAGCTTGGGGGCAAGAACCCGCTGGTGGTCATGCGGGACGCCGATCTGGACCTGGCGGTGGAGGGAGCCTGGTGGAGCGCCTTCGCCACCGGGGGACAGCGGTGCACCTCGGCGGGCAACATCCTGGTGGATGCCCCCATCTACGAGGAGTTCAAGCGCCGCTTTTTGGAGAAGGTGGAGGCCACCGCCATCGGCAACCCCCTCCTTTACCCTGAGGTCACCTACGGCCCCTTCATCAACGAGAGGCTTTACGCCCGCTGGCTGGAGCACTACCGCTGGGCCGAGGAGGACGGGGCCACGCTCCTTTTCGGCCGGGGGCGCATCACCCGGGACAACCCCTACCCCCGCTTCCACGGGGACCCTGAGGCCGGCCTTTTCGGCTGGCCCACGGTCTTTGAAGCCCGCCCCGGCATGCGCCAGTTCCAGGAGGAGATCTTCGGGCCCACCGTCAACCTGGTGAAGGTGGACGGCATTGAGGAAGCCATAGAGGTGGCCAACAGCCCCCCTTACGGGCTTTCCAGCGCCATCTACACCAACCACCGCCACTGGGCCTACCTCTTCAAGGTGGGGATCCGGGCCGGCATGACCAGCATCAACAACGCCACCGTGGGGGCCGAGGCCCACCTGCCTTTCGGCGGGGTGAAGGCCAGCGGCAACGGGGCCCGGGAGTCGGGGATCTGGGTCATTGAGGAGTACACCTACTGGCACGCGGTCAACGAGGAGTACTCCGGCAGGCTCCAGCTGGCCCAGATGGACACCGGCTACATAAGCCCCAAGGAGCCCACGGACTGGGGGAAGGTGTTGGGGGTCTAG
- a CDS encoding DUF4926 domain-containing protein has product MELTRDLPSFVRGTRGVVVLVYPSGKQVEVEFLNPKGDTLGVESLPTAFLRKVPRAPKPKAAPRKVSSQELVKLLAQEGNVSEESASRILKLLGRLAAQKRVTWKAIKGLAE; this is encoded by the coding sequence GTGGAACTGACCAGGGATCTCCCCTCCTTTGTCAGGGGAACCCGGGGCGTGGTGGTCCTCGTCTACCCCAGCGGGAAGCAGGTAGAGGTGGAGTTCTTGAACCCCAAGGGGGACACCCTGGGCGTGGAGAGCCTCCCCACGGCCTTCTTGCGCAAGGTGCCACGAGCGCCCAAACCGAAGGCGGCCCCTCGCAAAGTTTCCTCCCAGGAGCTAGTGAAGCTCTTGGCTCAAGAGGGGAACGTATCCGAAGAATCGGCCAGCCGCATCCTAAAGCTTTTGGGCCGCCTTGCGGCCCAAAAGCGGGTGACCTGGAAGGCGATAAAAGGGCTAGCCGAATAG
- a CDS encoding DUF6883 domain-containing protein: MRGNRFFVPRRKLTKYLLNPNHEAGRAKARFLLLARGLAPKTPLPWNRP; the protein is encoded by the coding sequence ATGAGGGGAAACCGCTTCTTTGTTCCCCGGCGCAAGCTCACGAAGTACCTCCTCAACCCGAATCACGAGGCAGGCCGGGCCAAGGCCCGTTTTCTCCTCCTAGCAAGGGGTTTAGCCCCAAAGACCCCGCTACCCTGGAACAGGCCCTGA
- the aroH gene encoding chorismate mutase, whose translation MVRGIRGAITVEEDTPEAIHRATRELLLKMLEANGIQSHEELAAIIFTVTEDLPSAFPAEAARQIGMHRVPLLSAREVPVPGSLPRVIRVLALWNTDTPQDRVRHVYLREAVRLRPDLESAQ comes from the coding sequence ATGGTGCGGGGCATACGGGGGGCCATCACCGTGGAGGAGGACACGCCCGAGGCCATCCACCGGGCTACCCGGGAGCTCCTTTTGAAGATGCTGGAGGCCAACGGCATTCAGAGCCACGAGGAGCTGGCCGCCATCATCTTCACCGTCACCGAGGACCTCCCCTCGGCCTTCCCCGCCGAGGCCGCCCGGCAGATCGGCATGCACCGCGTCCCCCTCCTCTCGGCCCGGGAGGTGCCGGTGCCGGGAAGCCTCCCCCGGGTCATCCGGGTCCTCGCCCTCTGGAACACGGACACCCCTCAGGATCGGGTGCGCCACGTGTACCTGCGGGAGGCGGTGCGCCTTCGGCCTGATCTGGAAAGCGCCCAATGA
- a CDS encoding PIG-L deacetylase family protein, producing the protein MAVFAHPDDEIGASGTLALHARRGDRVLLVWMTRGELASQFGEASPEEVARVREGHGAHVAGLLGAEYRFLPFRDTFLTGGREEALALARLMADFRPQAVLTWDPLDVHPDHRATYQAVLSALKLCRIPKLVGEAHREPVRLYHYPRRDLLRPLVHVDVTETEEVAEAVFAFYQAFYRWPVTLEDFRARRRLRGQEAGVAFAEAFQTETPPAWPGLPGGPPPGRGRG; encoded by the coding sequence ATGGCCGTCTTCGCCCATCCCGATGACGAGATCGGGGCCTCGGGCACCCTGGCCCTGCACGCCCGGAGGGGGGACAGGGTCCTTCTGGTCTGGATGACCCGGGGGGAGCTGGCGAGCCAGTTCGGCGAGGCCAGCCCGGAGGAGGTGGCCCGGGTGCGGGAGGGGCATGGGGCCCACGTGGCGGGCCTTCTAGGGGCCGAGTACCGCTTTCTCCCCTTTAGGGACACCTTCCTCACGGGGGGTAGGGAGGAGGCCCTGGCCCTGGCCCGGCTCATGGCCGACTTCCGCCCCCAGGCGGTCCTCACCTGGGACCCCCTGGACGTCCACCCGGACCACCGGGCCACCTACCAGGCGGTGCTTTCCGCCCTGAAGCTCTGCCGCATCCCCAAGCTGGTGGGGGAGGCCCACCGGGAGCCCGTGCGCCTTTACCACTACCCGAGGCGGGACCTCCTGAGGCCCCTGGTCCACGTGGACGTGACGGAGACCGAGGAGGTGGCCGAGGCCGTCTTCGCCTTCTACCAGGCCTTCTACCGCTGGCCGGTTACCCTCGAGGACTTTCGCGCCCGTCGTCGGCTTCGGGGACAGGAGGCGGGGGTGGCGTTTGCGGAGGCGTTTCAGACGGAGACCCCTCCGGCGTGGCCGGGGCTTCCGGGCGGGCCTCCTCCAGGGCGTGGGCGGGGGTGA
- a CDS encoding amidohydrolase family protein has protein sequence MFWPKAEIWTARVVYTGFGTPMLQGGLAVQGGVVVGQGPLAELLARFPQSQVVDKGLALFPPPVNAHTHLDLSLLPLYRGPFAGFIPHVVAHRAQRGLEGARRGLEELMASGVGAFGDIVFKDEVMEFLLRESPLPGVAFYEVFAPEPAEAEEVFARVRAKLSAWRRLEGRVRVGLAPHAPYSVSPPLLRKLAQYAREEGIPLMVHAAESREEVRFLREGGGPLAALRARFAKSPWRPPGLTPVRHLHALGALGPGTILVHGVQVDEEEVRLIAESGAKVVLCPRSNENLEVGEAPLALYARHGVELALGTDSRASSPDLDVKKEALHLQGKADLRLLVRALTRGGYRALGLPTPRLTRGTPARLVHSL, from the coding sequence ATGTTCTGGCCAAAGGCTGAGATCTGGACCGCCCGGGTGGTCTACACCGGCTTCGGCACCCCCATGCTCCAAGGGGGCCTCGCCGTCCAGGGCGGGGTGGTGGTGGGCCAGGGGCCTCTAGCGGAGCTTCTCGCCCGCTTCCCGCAAAGCCAGGTGGTGGACAAGGGCCTCGCCCTCTTCCCCCCGCCCGTCAACGCCCACACCCACCTGGACCTCTCCCTCCTTCCCCTCTACCGGGGGCCCTTCGCCGGCTTCATCCCCCACGTGGTGGCCCACCGGGCGCAAAGGGGCCTCGAGGGGGCCAGGCGGGGCCTGGAGGAGCTCATGGCCTCGGGGGTGGGGGCCTTCGGCGACATCGTCTTCAAGGACGAGGTCATGGAGTTCCTTCTGCGGGAAAGCCCCCTGCCGGGCGTGGCCTTTTACGAGGTCTTCGCCCCCGAGCCCGCCGAAGCCGAGGAGGTCTTCGCCAGGGTCAGGGCCAAGCTTTCCGCCTGGCGGAGGCTGGAGGGCCGGGTAAGGGTGGGCCTCGCCCCCCACGCCCCCTACTCCGTGAGCCCGCCCCTCCTTAGGAAGCTCGCCCAGTACGCCCGGGAGGAGGGGATCCCCCTTATGGTCCACGCGGCGGAAAGCCGGGAGGAGGTGAGGTTCCTGCGGGAAGGAGGGGGGCCTTTGGCGGCGCTTCGCGCCCGCTTCGCCAAAAGCCCCTGGCGGCCCCCGGGCCTCACCCCCGTCCGCCACCTCCACGCCCTGGGGGCTCTGGGGCCCGGCACCATTCTGGTCCACGGGGTCCAGGTGGACGAGGAGGAGGTGCGGCTCATCGCCGAAAGCGGGGCCAAGGTGGTCCTCTGCCCCCGCTCCAACGAGAACCTGGAGGTGGGGGAGGCTCCCCTTGCCCTTTACGCCCGCCACGGGGTGGAGCTGGCCTTGGGCACCGACTCCAGGGCCAGCAGCCCGGACCTGGACGTGAAGAAGGAGGCCCTCCACCTCCAGGGTAAGGCCGACCTCCGCCTCCTGGTGCGGGCCCTCACCCGGGGCGGGTACCGGGCGCTCGGCCTTCCCACCCCCCGCCTCACCCGGGGCACGCCCGCCCGTCTGGTACACTCCCTTTGA
- a CDS encoding GNAT family N-acetyltransferase, giving the protein MEGLLVRELRGWEEMERVVDLQRQVWGRSESDLVPRGLLIAAQDEGGLVAGAFWQGEMVGFVFGFPTQDPGLQHSHMLGVLEAYRGTGAALLLKRFQRDWCLARGIRKVVWTFDPLRGPNANFNLRKLGALSRTYLPDHYGPMSGINAGAPSDRLLAEWDLLSPRVYTRIYAPPPEAQVAGLPQANRVEGEVPLEARLDLEAERILVQIPEDWGRILREDPALALRWREHSRKVFGHYFAQGYAAVDFVRGPNRYVLAKG; this is encoded by the coding sequence ATGGAAGGGCTACTGGTCCGGGAGCTAAGGGGCTGGGAGGAAATGGAACGGGTGGTGGACCTCCAGCGCCAGGTCTGGGGGCGCTCCGAGAGCGACCTGGTGCCCCGGGGCCTCCTCATCGCCGCCCAGGACGAGGGGGGGCTGGTGGCGGGGGCCTTTTGGCAGGGGGAGATGGTGGGCTTCGTCTTCGGCTTCCCCACCCAGGACCCCGGCCTCCAGCACTCCCACATGCTGGGGGTTTTGGAAGCGTACCGGGGCACGGGGGCCGCCCTCCTCCTCAAGCGCTTCCAGCGGGACTGGTGCCTGGCCCGGGGCATCCGCAAGGTGGTCTGGACCTTTGACCCCTTAAGGGGCCCCAACGCCAACTTCAACCTGAGGAAGCTGGGGGCCTTGAGCCGCACCTACCTCCCCGACCACTACGGCCCCATGAGCGGCATCAACGCCGGTGCCCCTTCGGATCGGCTTCTCGCCGAGTGGGACCTCCTCTCCCCTAGGGTCTACACCCGCATCTATGCCCCCCCGCCGGAGGCCCAGGTGGCGGGCCTTCCCCAGGCCAACCGGGTGGAGGGGGAGGTGCCCCTCGAGGCCAGGCTGGACCTGGAGGCAGAGAGGATCCTGGTCCAGATCCCCGAGGACTGGGGGCGGATCCTGAGGGAGGACCCCGCTTTGGCCCTGCGCTGGCGGGAGCACAGCCGAAAGGTCTTCGGCCACTACTTTGCCCAGGGCTACGCCGCGGTGGACTTCGTCCGGGGGCCCAACCGCTATGTTCTGGCCAAAGGCTGA